One window of Polycladomyces subterraneus genomic DNA carries:
- the nuoH gene encoding NADH-quinone oxidoreductase subunit NuoH has product MEIGKIIGAIVMLFILLGFVTMAVLFERKVIGWMQSRIGPNRVGPWGILQTVADVLKMLFKEDTIPDKADRTLFRAAPILAFMPAFAVVAVLPFTPSLVFSDIAVGLLYYMAVSSITTIGIMVGGWASNNKYALLGGMRSAAQMISYEIPLVMSVVGVIMAAGSLNLKEIVAAQADMWFIVPQFLGFLVFLIASVSELNRTPFDLPEAESELVAGYHVEYSGFRFAFFMLAEYVYVFAMSALTTILFLGGWNPVFGLTFIPPIAWFLIKFVAVVFFLFWLRATLPRVRMDQLMQLGWKVLLPLALLNIFLSALLKEVPFIGRFY; this is encoded by the coding sequence ATGGAGATAGGGAAAATCATCGGGGCCATTGTCATGCTGTTCATCCTGCTGGGGTTCGTCACGATGGCCGTATTATTTGAACGCAAAGTGATCGGGTGGATGCAGAGTCGTATCGGCCCCAACCGCGTCGGGCCGTGGGGAATCCTGCAAACGGTGGCCGATGTCTTGAAAATGTTGTTCAAGGAGGACACCATTCCGGACAAGGCGGATCGCACGCTGTTCAGGGCGGCCCCGATTCTTGCATTCATGCCAGCGTTTGCGGTCGTAGCGGTACTTCCGTTCACACCATCTTTGGTCTTTTCTGATATCGCTGTGGGACTGCTGTACTATATGGCAGTTTCCAGTATCACGACGATCGGCATTATGGTCGGGGGATGGGCGTCCAACAACAAATATGCTCTGTTGGGCGGCATGCGCTCAGCAGCTCAGATGATCAGTTACGAAATTCCCTTGGTCATGTCGGTGGTCGGCGTGATCATGGCCGCAGGATCACTCAACCTGAAAGAGATCGTCGCCGCGCAAGCGGATATGTGGTTTATCGTGCCGCAATTTTTGGGTTTTTTGGTCTTTCTCATCGCTTCTGTATCCGAACTGAACCGCACGCCATTCGATTTGCCGGAAGCCGAGTCGGAGTTGGTGGCGGGTTATCATGTGGAATACAGCGGATTTCGCTTCGCTTTTTTCATGTTGGCCGAATATGTGTATGTATTCGCAATGTCTGCTTTAACGACGATTTTGTTCCTGGGCGGATGGAACCCCGTTTTCGGTCTGACGTTCATTCCGCCGATCGCTTGGTTCCTCATCAAATTTGTCGCCGTTGTCTTTTTCCTGTTTTGGCTGAGGGCGACCCTTCCTCGGGTGCGGATGGATCAGTTGATGCAGTTGGGATGGAAGGTGCTCCTTCCCCTGGCGCTCCTCAACATTTTCCTGTCCGCACTGTTGAAAGAAGTGCCGTTCATCGGCCGGTTTTATTGA
- a CDS encoding NADH-quinone oxidoreductase subunit J → MNGEFVAFFILSVMAIGGAVFMINLTKVVHMALALAFTFFSIAGLYLLLNAEFLAVVQVLIYAGAITILMLFMIMLTRHQDEEDAEPFGFRQGLSFVGVAAFFGIVMWVIYRTPLPAKTADTSGYTVERIGHVLFQQQVIPFELVSVLLLAALVGAAVLARKEES, encoded by the coding sequence CTGAACGGAGAATTTGTCGCGTTTTTCATCTTGTCCGTCATGGCGATCGGCGGTGCTGTGTTCATGATCAACCTGACGAAAGTGGTTCACATGGCGTTGGCCCTGGCGTTCACGTTTTTCAGCATTGCCGGATTGTATCTTCTGTTAAACGCTGAATTTCTGGCGGTTGTACAGGTGTTGATTTATGCCGGGGCGATCACCATCCTGATGCTGTTCATGATCATGTTGACCCGTCATCAGGATGAAGAGGATGCGGAACCGTTCGGATTTCGACAGGGGCTCTCCTTCGTAGGGGTAGCGGCGTTTTTCGGCATCGTGATGTGGGTGATCTACCGGACTCCCCTTCCAGCCAAAACGGCGGATACGTCCGGTTATACGGTGGAACGGATCGGGCATGTGCTGTTTCAACAACAGGTAATTCCGTTTGAACTGGTATCGGTGCTGCTGTTGGCTGCACTGGTGGGGGCGGCCGTCCTGGCCCGGAAGGAGGAATCCTGA
- a CDS encoding NADH-quinone oxidoreductase subunit A has translation MGYSANYVMLAIFFLLGLGLPLVAFTAGSLLRPQKPTPAKGISYESGADPVGDSWIQFNVRYYLFALLFVIFDVETIFLYPWATVYHELRSGVGLFTLVEMLEFVLLLLVGLLYAWKKKVLEWK, from the coding sequence ATGGGCTATTCCGCCAATTACGTCATGCTTGCCATATTCTTTTTGCTCGGGTTAGGCCTTCCGCTGGTCGCGTTTACAGCGGGGAGCCTCCTTCGACCGCAAAAACCGACTCCCGCCAAAGGGATCAGTTATGAAAGCGGAGCCGATCCGGTGGGAGACAGTTGGATTCAATTCAACGTGCGTTATTACCTGTTTGCACTGCTGTTCGTCATCTTTGATGTAGAGACGATTTTTCTCTATCCCTGGGCGACAGTGTATCACGAGCTTCGATCCGGCGTCGGATTGTTCACGCTGGTGGAAATGCTCGAGTTTGTGCTGTTATTGTTGGTCGGATTATTATACGCCTGGAAAAAGAAGGTGTTGGAATGGAAATAA
- a CDS encoding F0F1 ATP synthase subunit epsilon, whose amino-acid sequence MSTIQLDIVTPERKVFSDEVEMVITRAAEGDIGILPKHAPFVSPLDVTVVRIKKDGNERQVAVSRGFLEVRPEKVTVLAEAAELAEEIDVERAKAAKERAERRLAEGSPDLDRARAEYALRRAENRLNVARPGDNRK is encoded by the coding sequence ATGAGTACGATCCAATTGGACATCGTCACCCCCGAGCGGAAAGTCTTTTCCGACGAGGTGGAGATGGTGATCACCCGGGCCGCTGAAGGGGACATCGGGATTTTGCCCAAGCACGCTCCCTTTGTGAGCCCCTTGGACGTCACTGTCGTACGCATCAAAAAAGATGGCAACGAACGCCAAGTGGCTGTGAGCCGCGGCTTCTTGGAAGTGCGTCCGGAAAAGGTGACCGTGCTGGCTGAGGCAGCGGAGTTGGCCGAAGAAATCGACGTCGAGCGGGCGAAAGCCGCCAAGGAACGGGCGGAGCGACGTCTCGCCGAAGGTTCGCCCGATCTCGACCGTGCTCGCGCGGAATATGCGTTGCGCCGCGCTGAAAACCGCCTCAATGTGGCCCGGCCCGGAGATAACAGGAAATAG
- the nuoK gene encoding NADH-quinone oxidoreductase subunit NuoK encodes MLMPVTSYLALSAILFSIGLYGVLTKRNAVMVLFSIELMLNAVNVNLVAFSKYGLYANLTGHIFSLFTITVAAAEAAVGIAILIALYRNKATTEADKINSMKG; translated from the coding sequence ATCCTGATGCCGGTCACTTCGTATCTGGCACTGTCGGCCATCCTCTTCAGCATCGGTTTGTACGGGGTGCTGACGAAGCGAAATGCGGTGATGGTACTCTTCTCCATCGAATTGATGCTGAACGCGGTCAACGTCAATTTGGTCGCTTTCTCCAAGTACGGATTGTATGCCAACCTGACCGGTCACATCTTTTCGCTGTTCACGATCACGGTGGCGGCGGCGGAGGCGGCGGTGGGGATCGCAATCCTGATCGCGCTTTACCGGAACAAAGCCACGACTGAGGCCGACAAGATCAATTCGATGAAGGGGTAG
- the atpB gene encoding F0F1 ATP synthase subunit A has translation MELTPKIHLFGLTFDVAVMIATVVTCVVVFLIAVWGTRGRDIRPTKMQNFVEMLIEFVRGVARTGLDQKTAEKYVGFAFTLFLFMFVANQLGLILNISTEAHHAIPALGIEEGKHYAWWKSPTADINIPVVMAVTITLFAHYMGIRSGAKRYVKHYFEPFAPMVVMHIIDEIAKPVTHALRLWGNIFAGEVLILIMVKAGAIGSLPLLPWLAYSLFVGTVQAYVFTVLAIVYIGQKVSHDH, from the coding sequence ATGGAGCTTACGCCGAAGATTCACCTTTTTGGCCTCACGTTTGATGTGGCTGTGATGATTGCCACTGTCGTCACTTGCGTCGTGGTCTTTCTGATCGCGGTATGGGGCACGCGTGGACGAGACATCCGCCCGACGAAAATGCAGAACTTCGTGGAAATGCTCATCGAATTCGTTCGTGGCGTCGCCCGCACCGGTTTAGATCAGAAGACGGCGGAGAAATATGTGGGGTTCGCCTTTACGCTCTTTTTGTTTATGTTTGTGGCCAACCAGCTGGGCCTGATCCTCAACATCAGTACGGAAGCGCATCACGCTATTCCGGCACTTGGGATCGAGGAAGGAAAGCATTATGCCTGGTGGAAATCGCCTACTGCGGATATCAACATCCCGGTTGTCATGGCGGTCACCATCACGTTGTTCGCCCATTATATGGGGATCCGCTCGGGAGCCAAGCGGTATGTGAAGCATTATTTTGAACCGTTCGCTCCGATGGTGGTGATGCACATCATCGACGAGATCGCGAAACCGGTGACCCATGCCTTGCGTTTGTGGGGGAACATTTTCGCGGGGGAAGTGTTGATCCTGATCATGGTGAAGGCCGGTGCGATTGGTTCATTACCGCTGTTGCCGTGGTTGGCGTATTCGTTGTTTGTCGGCACGGTGCAAGCGTATGTGTTCACGGTCTTGGCCATTGTCTACATCGGGCAAAAAGTATCCCATGATCATTAA
- the atpA gene encoding F0F1 ATP synthase subunit alpha, with protein MSIKPEEISSLIKQQIEQYRSEIEVADVGTVIQVGDGIARVYGLQKVMAGELLEFANGVMGMALNLEEDHVGVVILGPYTGIREGDQVKRTGRIMEVPVGEALLGRVVNPLGQPLDGKGPIETTEFRPVESEAPGVIDRKSVHEPLQTGIKAIDAMVPIGRGQRELIIGDRQTGKTTIAIDTIINQKDQDVICIYVAIGQKQSTVVGVVEKLRRFGAMDYTIVVSATASDPAPLLFLAPYAGCAMGEYFMYKGKHVLVVYDDLTKQAAAYRELSLLLRRPPGREAYPGDVFYLHSRLLERAAKLSDEKGGGSLTALPFIETQAGDVSAYIPTNVISITDGQIFLESDLFYSGIRPAVNSGISVSRVGGSAQIKAMKKVAGTLRLDLSQYRELAAFAQFGSDLDKATQARLARGERVVEILKQDEHQPMPVEKQVVSIYAVTKGYLDDIPVADIRRFEKEFHDYLDSEGKEVLQGIREKKELTKEIEENLKKALETFKKGFVTSEQ; from the coding sequence ATGAGCATCAAACCGGAAGAGATCAGTTCGCTCATTAAGCAGCAGATCGAACAATACCGGTCTGAAATCGAAGTGGCCGATGTCGGAACCGTCATTCAAGTCGGCGACGGGATCGCCCGCGTCTACGGCCTGCAAAAAGTGATGGCGGGCGAGTTGCTTGAGTTCGCCAACGGCGTCATGGGTATGGCGCTCAACTTGGAAGAAGACCACGTCGGGGTGGTTATCCTCGGACCGTACACCGGTATCCGCGAAGGTGACCAAGTGAAGCGGACCGGCCGCATCATGGAAGTGCCGGTGGGTGAAGCCTTGCTGGGCCGTGTGGTCAACCCGCTGGGTCAACCGTTGGATGGGAAAGGTCCGATCGAAACGACCGAATTCCGTCCGGTGGAATCGGAAGCTCCGGGCGTCATCGACCGGAAATCGGTGCATGAACCGCTGCAAACGGGGATCAAAGCGATCGACGCGATGGTGCCGATCGGCCGCGGTCAGCGGGAGCTGATCATCGGTGACCGGCAAACGGGGAAAACGACGATCGCGATTGACACGATTATCAACCAAAAAGACCAAGACGTCATTTGTATCTATGTTGCCATCGGGCAAAAACAATCCACCGTGGTCGGCGTGGTGGAAAAACTGCGTCGTTTCGGTGCGATGGACTACACCATCGTCGTCTCCGCGACGGCTTCGGACCCGGCGCCGCTGTTGTTCCTGGCTCCGTATGCGGGTTGCGCGATGGGCGAGTACTTCATGTACAAAGGCAAACACGTGCTGGTTGTATACGACGACCTGACCAAGCAGGCGGCCGCCTATCGGGAACTGTCCTTGTTGCTCCGTCGTCCGCCGGGCCGTGAAGCGTACCCGGGTGACGTCTTCTACCTGCACTCCCGTTTGTTGGAGCGCGCCGCCAAACTGAGCGACGAAAAAGGCGGCGGTTCGCTGACGGCTTTGCCGTTCATTGAAACGCAGGCCGGTGACGTTTCCGCCTATATTCCGACTAACGTGATCTCGATCACTGACGGTCAGATCTTCTTGGAGTCCGACCTGTTCTACTCCGGTATTCGTCCGGCTGTGAACTCCGGGATTTCGGTGTCCCGTGTAGGGGGCTCTGCACAGATCAAAGCGATGAAAAAGGTGGCCGGTACCTTGCGTCTGGACCTGTCGCAGTACCGTGAGCTGGCCGCTTTTGCCCAGTTCGGATCTGACCTGGACAAAGCGACCCAAGCCCGACTCGCCCGCGGGGAGCGCGTGGTGGAAATCCTCAAGCAGGATGAACACCAACCGATGCCGGTGGAGAAACAAGTCGTCTCCATCTACGCCGTGACCAAAGGGTATCTGGATGACATTCCGGTGGCGGATATTCGCCGCTTTGAAAAAGAGTTCCATGACTATCTGGACAGCGAAGGCAAAGAAGTCCTGCAAGGCATCCGCGAGAAAAAGGAACTGACCAAAGAGATCGAGGAAAACCTGAAAAAAGCCTTGGAAACGTTCAAAAAAGGTTTCGTCACTTCGGAGCAATAA
- the atpG gene encoding ATP synthase F1 subunit gamma, whose translation MKNKREIKRRIRSVQNTRQITKAMEMVDAAKLRRAQERVQAARPYVEKMREVIANIAAGTSAKHPMLVSREVKKTGYLIITSDRGLAGGFNSNLLRKLVQTVRERHQSSDEYVIFVIGRKGRDFLKRRKYPVIGEVVGLPDSPTFADIKQIARRAVQFYAEEKYDKLVLLYNEFINPVTQRPVEKQLLPLESISLEGQARTLYEYEPDEEEVLAELLPRYAETLIFSALLESKASEHGARMTAMGNATDNATEMIANLTLQYNRARQAAITQEIAEIVAGANALS comes from the coding sequence GTGAAGAACAAACGGGAAATCAAACGCCGGATCCGCTCGGTTCAAAACACCAGACAAATCACCAAAGCGATGGAGATGGTTGATGCGGCCAAACTGCGTCGCGCGCAGGAGCGGGTTCAAGCGGCGCGTCCGTATGTGGAGAAAATGCGCGAAGTGATCGCAAACATCGCAGCCGGCACCTCTGCGAAGCACCCGATGCTCGTTTCTCGGGAAGTGAAGAAAACCGGCTACCTGATCATCACGTCGGATCGCGGACTGGCCGGTGGATTCAACAGTAACCTGCTTCGCAAATTGGTGCAAACCGTGCGCGAAAGGCATCAAAGCTCGGATGAGTATGTGATTTTCGTAATCGGGCGCAAAGGGCGTGACTTCTTGAAACGCCGGAAGTATCCGGTGATCGGAGAAGTGGTGGGTCTGCCGGATTCGCCGACCTTCGCGGACATCAAGCAGATCGCCCGCCGCGCGGTGCAGTTTTATGCGGAGGAGAAGTACGACAAGCTGGTTCTTCTCTACAACGAATTTATCAACCCGGTCACCCAGCGTCCGGTGGAGAAACAATTGCTCCCGTTGGAGAGCATCAGCTTGGAGGGTCAGGCGCGGACCCTTTATGAATACGAACCGGATGAAGAAGAAGTACTGGCGGAACTGTTGCCGCGTTATGCCGAGACGCTCATTTTCAGCGCACTGTTGGAGTCCAAAGCGAGTGAGCACGGTGCCCGGATGACCGCGATGGGTAATGCGACTGACAATGCGACCGAGATGATCGCCAATTTGACCCTGCAATACAACCGGGCACGTCAAGCCGCGATCACGCAGGAAATCGCCGAAATCGTCGCCGGAGCCAACGCATTGTCCTGA
- the atpE gene encoding F0F1 ATP synthase subunit C yields MTTTIAAAIMLGLAAVGAGIGNSLVYGRYLEGIARQPEARGTLFGQMIIGIAFVEALPIISVAFGMLVLFGILGK; encoded by the coding sequence ATGACCACCACGATTGCTGCTGCTATCATGTTGGGTCTGGCCGCTGTCGGCGCTGGGATCGGAAACTCTTTGGTATATGGACGTTATTTGGAAGGCATTGCTCGTCAGCCGGAAGCGCGGGGTACCCTGTTCGGTCAAATGATCATCGGGATCGCGTTCGTCGAAGCGTTGCCGATTATCTCCGTTGCCTTCGGTATGTTGGTTCTCTTCGGGATCTTGGGTAAATAA
- a CDS encoding NADH-quinone oxidoreductase subunit C → MDKEEREKAHPDSAKEPDDQKDGEVDRESSKKPRTESNVETTANATDADAKRKAAAAAKAKAAAAARAKPAGAGRNPAARKAKEQEKPLEPSPKQPILDAFVTAIRKQVGDDAVEEASINRPNHHLPTIVVPKEKWLEVARLLKEDDSLAFDYLQNLSGVDYETHMEVVYHLYSFRHRHSLCVRVKTDRDEARVDSVTSVWMGADWNEREVYDLLGISFDGHPNLKRIFLPEHWEGHPLRKDYEPLDPEI, encoded by the coding sequence ATGGACAAGGAAGAACGAGAAAAAGCCCATCCAGACTCCGCCAAAGAACCCGATGACCAAAAAGACGGTGAAGTCGATCGGGAATCCTCAAAGAAACCCCGAACGGAATCAAACGTCGAAACAACAGCAAATGCCACTGATGCGGATGCCAAACGGAAAGCCGCAGCTGCTGCCAAGGCGAAAGCGGCGGCCGCAGCCAGAGCCAAACCGGCGGGAGCAGGACGGAATCCGGCGGCCCGAAAAGCGAAAGAGCAAGAAAAACCTTTGGAGCCGTCACCCAAACAACCGATATTGGATGCTTTTGTCACTGCCATCCGGAAACAGGTCGGGGATGATGCGGTGGAAGAAGCCTCGATCAATCGGCCCAATCATCATTTACCCACGATCGTGGTTCCAAAGGAGAAATGGCTTGAGGTGGCTCGTCTATTAAAAGAGGACGATTCGCTCGCATTTGATTACCTGCAAAACCTGTCAGGCGTGGATTATGAGACCCATATGGAAGTGGTGTATCATCTCTACTCGTTCCGGCACCGTCATTCCCTCTGTGTCCGGGTGAAAACGGACCGTGACGAGGCGCGGGTCGATTCGGTGACCTCCGTGTGGATGGGGGCAGATTGGAACGAACGCGAGGTGTACGATTTGTTGGGAATCAGTTTCGACGGACATCCCAATCTGAAGCGAATCTTCTTACCCGAACACTGGGAAGGCCATCCCCTTCGGAAAGATTATGAACCGCTCGATCCGGAGATTTGA
- the atpF gene encoding F0F1 ATP synthase subunit B — protein MLKLELGTMLFQLVAFLVLMGLLIRFALRPVMGVMEKRQAYIDEQIDTAEKNRAEAERLVAQQREELEKARKEARELLERAKVQKEREAEAIIKEAQERAERMIQEATNEIAREKEKALAELRDQVGQLAILLASKVMEKEIDAKQQSKLVDRYLQQVGELQ, from the coding sequence GTGTTGAAGCTGGAGTTGGGTACCATGCTGTTCCAGTTGGTCGCCTTCCTCGTATTGATGGGGTTGTTGATCCGCTTCGCGCTTCGCCCGGTCATGGGTGTGATGGAAAAGCGCCAAGCATATATCGATGAACAGATTGACACGGCGGAAAAAAACCGCGCCGAAGCGGAACGGCTGGTCGCGCAGCAGCGCGAGGAACTGGAAAAAGCGCGCAAAGAAGCACGTGAACTGTTGGAGCGTGCCAAGGTACAGAAAGAACGCGAAGCTGAAGCGATCATCAAGGAAGCCCAGGAGCGGGCGGAACGGATGATTCAAGAAGCAACCAACGAAATTGCCCGCGAGAAGGAAAAAGCGCTGGCCGAATTGCGGGATCAGGTCGGTCAGTTGGCCATACTCTTGGCCTCCAAAGTGATGGAGAAGGAAATTGATGCGAAACAGCAATCCAAATTGGTGGATCGCTATCTTCAACAGGTAGGCGAACTGCAATGA
- a CDS encoding F0F1 ATP synthase subunit delta: MSQSVVAKRYARALFEVASEKQLLDQVEQELFTVVQTLEENSEFREWLAHPYVAEEAKKELLERIFSELSEPTKNLLFLLIDRGRQSAIGKIAEEYRVLANESRGVADAIVTTPRKMTVKDKKRLIALFKELIGKELSITNVVDSDILGGVIVRVGDRLYDGSLKTKLDRFQQQLSGARMR; encoded by the coding sequence ATGAGTCAATCGGTGGTAGCCAAGCGATACGCGCGCGCTTTGTTCGAGGTGGCCAGCGAGAAACAGTTGCTGGATCAGGTGGAGCAGGAATTGTTCACCGTGGTCCAAACGCTGGAAGAAAACAGCGAATTTCGTGAATGGCTGGCGCATCCGTATGTGGCGGAAGAAGCGAAAAAAGAGCTGCTGGAACGCATCTTCAGCGAGCTGTCCGAGCCGACGAAGAACCTTCTCTTCCTCTTGATCGACCGGGGACGGCAATCGGCGATCGGCAAAATCGCGGAGGAATACCGCGTGTTGGCCAATGAATCGCGCGGTGTGGCGGATGCGATTGTGACGACGCCGCGGAAGATGACGGTCAAAGATAAAAAACGATTGATCGCCCTTTTCAAGGAACTGATCGGGAAAGAGCTCTCCATCACCAACGTGGTGGATTCCGATATTTTGGGCGGGGTGATCGTACGGGTCGGCGACCGCTTGTACGACGGCAGCCTGAAGACAAAACTGGACCGTTTCCAGCAACAGCTGAGCGGAGCCCGTATGCGTTGA
- the atpD gene encoding F0F1 ATP synthase subunit beta — MSTGRVVQVMGPVVDIQFERGHLPEIYNAIKIEHKAESSGERDINLVVEAAVHLGDNIVRCVAMSSTDGLVRGMKAVDTGAPISVPVGKATLGRVFNVLGEPIDEAGEVKAEERHPIHRPAPSFEEQSTQEEMLETGIKVVDLLAPYAKGGKIGLFGGAGVGKTVLIQELIHNVAQEHGGLSVFAGVGERTREGNDLYHEMKDSGVISKTAMVFGQMNEPPGARLRVALTGLTMAEYFRDTEGQDVLLFIDNIFRFTQAGSEVSALLGRMPSAVGYQPTLATEMGQLQERITSTKHGSVTSIQAIYVPADDYTDPAPATTFAHLDATTNLERKLAEKGIYPAVDPLASTSRILTPAVVGREHYEVARGVQQILQRYKELQDIIAILGMDELSDDDKLIVARARRIEKFLSQPFHVAEQFTGMPGKYVPVKETVRGFKEILEGKHDDLPEDAFYMVGTIDEAVEKAKQLA, encoded by the coding sequence ATGAGCACTGGACGCGTCGTACAGGTGATGGGTCCCGTTGTAGATATCCAGTTTGAGCGGGGCCATCTGCCTGAGATTTATAACGCGATCAAAATCGAACACAAAGCGGAGTCCAGCGGCGAACGGGACATCAACCTGGTGGTGGAAGCTGCCGTTCACCTGGGTGACAACATCGTTCGTTGCGTGGCCATGTCCTCCACCGACGGTTTGGTACGGGGCATGAAAGCGGTGGACACCGGTGCACCGATCTCGGTACCGGTGGGCAAAGCCACCTTGGGCCGTGTGTTCAATGTATTGGGAGAGCCGATTGACGAGGCGGGTGAAGTGAAAGCGGAAGAGCGTCATCCGATTCACCGTCCGGCCCCGAGTTTTGAAGAACAATCCACACAAGAAGAAATGCTGGAAACGGGGATCAAGGTTGTGGACCTCCTGGCCCCGTACGCCAAGGGTGGTAAGATCGGTCTCTTCGGTGGTGCCGGTGTAGGGAAAACCGTCTTGATCCAAGAGCTGATCCACAACGTCGCGCAGGAGCACGGCGGTTTGTCCGTGTTTGCCGGCGTGGGTGAGCGGACCCGCGAAGGGAACGACCTGTACCACGAGATGAAAGACTCAGGCGTTATCAGCAAAACGGCCATGGTGTTCGGCCAGATGAACGAACCGCCGGGGGCCCGTCTACGCGTGGCGCTGACCGGTCTGACGATGGCAGAGTACTTCCGGGATACCGAAGGACAGGACGTGCTCTTGTTCATCGACAACATCTTCCGGTTTACGCAGGCCGGTTCCGAAGTGTCCGCGTTGCTCGGCCGGATGCCGTCCGCCGTGGGTTATCAGCCGACGCTGGCAACCGAGATGGGTCAGCTGCAAGAGCGGATCACCTCGACCAAACACGGTTCGGTCACCTCGATCCAAGCGATCTACGTGCCGGCCGACGACTACACCGACCCGGCTCCGGCCACCACGTTCGCACACTTGGACGCGACGACCAACTTGGAGCGGAAGTTGGCCGAAAAAGGGATTTATCCGGCGGTGGACCCGTTGGCATCCACGTCGCGGATTCTAACCCCGGCCGTGGTGGGTCGCGAACACTACGAAGTGGCACGTGGCGTACAGCAAATTCTGCAGCGTTACAAAGAACTGCAGGACATCATCGCCATCCTGGGTATGGACGAGTTGTCCGACGACGACAAACTGATCGTTGCCCGGGCGCGTCGGATCGAGAAATTCCTGTCGCAACCGTTCCACGTTGCCGAGCAGTTCACCGGTATGCCGGGTAAATACGTACCGGTCAAAGAAACGGTGCGCGGATTCAAAGAAATTCTGGAAGGCAAACACGACGACCTGCCGGAAGACGCCTTCTACATGGTGGGCACGATCGACGAAGCCGTGGAAAAGGCGAAACAACTCGCCTAA
- a CDS encoding NuoB/complex I 20 kDa subunit family protein, which produces MEINLEGLLPEEEKELERNVLTTTLEQIKGWARSNSLWPLTFGLACCAIEMMGTGGAHYDLDRFGVMFRASPRQSDVMIVAGTVTKKMGPLLRRLYDQMPEPKWVIAMGSCATAGGPYVKSYSVVKGVDQIVPVDVYIPGCPPNPAALIYGINKLQEKIRYEAKTGRRVTHQ; this is translated from the coding sequence ATGGAAATAAATCTGGAAGGATTGTTGCCGGAAGAGGAAAAAGAATTGGAGCGCAATGTGTTGACCACCACACTGGAACAGATTAAGGGGTGGGCCCGCAGCAACTCGCTTTGGCCGTTGACCTTCGGCTTGGCCTGTTGCGCCATCGAGATGATGGGGACAGGCGGCGCCCATTATGATCTGGACCGCTTCGGCGTGATGTTCCGCGCTTCTCCACGTCAGTCCGATGTGATGATCGTGGCAGGTACCGTCACCAAAAAGATGGGGCCTTTGCTTCGCCGATTGTACGATCAGATGCCGGAACCCAAATGGGTGATCGCCATGGGTTCTTGTGCCACGGCCGGGGGTCCGTATGTGAAGTCATATTCAGTGGTGAAAGGCGTTGACCAGATCGTCCCGGTCGACGTTTACATTCCTGGTTGCCCGCCCAATCCCGCGGCATTGATCTATGGGATCAACAAACTTCAGGAAAAAATCCGATATGAAGCGAAGACCGGGAGGAGGGTCACCCACCAGTGA
- the nuoI gene encoding NADH-quinone oxidoreductase subunit NuoI, with product MLGMVKGLGITLKTMTKKKVTYQYPDQPLKMPERFRGIQHFDPEKCIVCNQCARICPTDCITLTGKKHPDPNKKGKIIDTYDINFEICILCDLCTEVCPTEAIVMTTNYELATYSRDELFKNLEWLHENDQNIRGGS from the coding sequence ATGCTTGGGATGGTAAAAGGTTTGGGCATCACACTGAAAACCATGACCAAGAAAAAGGTGACTTATCAATATCCGGATCAACCACTGAAAATGCCGGAGCGATTTCGGGGCATTCAGCATTTTGACCCGGAGAAGTGCATCGTATGCAACCAGTGCGCACGCATCTGCCCGACCGATTGCATCACCCTGACGGGTAAAAAACATCCCGATCCCAACAAGAAGGGAAAAATCATCGACACCTACGACATCAACTTCGAGATCTGCATTTTGTGCGATTTGTGCACAGAAGTGTGTCCGACCGAAGCGATTGTAATGACTACCAACTATGAGCTGGCGACCTACAGCCGGGACGAACTGTTCAAAAATCTGGAGTGGCTCCATGAAAACGATCAGAACATCCGGGGAGGGTCGTAA